One segment of Pleomorphomonas sp. PLEO DNA contains the following:
- a CDS encoding CheR family methyltransferase has product MPKNAIATGHVDLVLPVEQIAEAITERVRSAGGAVGSVERPISSVTEDGLRSVLAIIQAKTSRDFSAYKPGTLARRLDRRIGMAGLDTPSLENYIDRLNSDTDELNSLIDELLIHVTGFFRDPEVFDHLATNVLPTLIATHPTGQPIRIWVAGCSTGEEVYSLIILLLEALSAAKSPAKLQVFATDIDQKAVSVARNGHYPADIADAISQSRLDRFFTSEDNGYRVTAELRDAIVFSVHDILTDPPFSRIDFVSCRNLLIYLGVDAQEKVLAVFRFALRPGGLLLLGSAESVGGNDDQFSVISKPAHLFKFTGRGKPRSGLPIGDGEALRMPLRPASERAARPPTSLSALCERLVIDAFAPAAALINSRQEVLYTLGPIDRYLRIAPGYPNADLLAMLSDQVRMKVRSALLIFGESRTPARLAGGRLEAAYGGRRFDIDVRALPGDGEELVLISFVEGPDEAISTAPPGAASPDDQSRVNELERELVTARTELSEALRNIERSAEEQKAINEEAMSVNEEYQSTNEELLTSQEELQSLNEELIALNGQLQETLERQRTTSDDLQNVLYSTDAATIFLDTKLDIRFFTPATRSLFSIIASDVGRPLADLRSLAIDGTLSADAARVLETLAPIEREIEVESGLWFLRRILPYRTQTNGVEGVVITFADVTAPRHAADELRAAKALAERANIAKSRFLAAASHDLRQPLQTLSLVHGLLVTKVSGEQGETLMARFDDALNSMSDMLNTLLDINQIEAGTVRVERKAFPLAELLDRLFSELTIQAKAKGLAFRYVPSTLWVDSDPRLLEQMVRNLLMNALKYTRKGAVLLGCRRRGDRLTIEVCDTGIGIPPNELETIFEEYHQVDNVARQHGLGLGLGLSIVQRVGALLRHPVRVRSRLDVGSSFSIDVPVHAKSAEPALVTGPKSLAPRLVRPASILLVEDDPDVSDLLAQSLRLVGYRVLVAANGAAASDLIRIGSVRPELVVTDYNLPNGRTGVEVIFDIRNQIHARIPAIVLTGDISTRALADIADRSCVQLSKPVSLATLLGVIAEHLPPREATQFEDLPSPKLQKSSAGGPPIVFVVDDDDRVRDLIRDVLREAGHRVETYADSETFLANFRAVGQDCLLVDAYLPGMSGLELLRQLNTQGDAPASIMITGGSDVQTAVDAMKAGALDFIEKPIGRDMLLAVVGRALGEAKDTERRTARQHAALEHVAGLTSRQHQIMDLVLAGHPSKNIAADLGISQRTVENHRAAIMKKTGARSLPELARLAVAAAAVPNLPH; this is encoded by the coding sequence ATGCCCAAAAACGCCATCGCCACCGGCCATGTCGATCTTGTGCTCCCCGTGGAGCAAATAGCCGAGGCCATCACCGAACGTGTGCGATCTGCCGGCGGTGCCGTAGGCTCGGTGGAACGCCCGATCAGCAGCGTTACCGAGGATGGTTTGCGGTCGGTGCTCGCTATCATTCAAGCGAAGACCAGTCGCGATTTCTCGGCCTACAAACCAGGCACCCTTGCACGCCGGCTCGACCGCCGCATCGGAATGGCTGGCCTCGACACGCCGTCGCTCGAAAATTATATCGACCGCCTGAACAGCGACACTGACGAACTCAACTCTCTGATCGATGAGCTACTGATCCATGTCACCGGGTTTTTCCGCGATCCCGAGGTGTTCGATCACCTCGCCACCAACGTGCTGCCGACCTTAATCGCGACGCATCCTACCGGCCAGCCGATCCGCATCTGGGTGGCAGGATGCAGCACCGGTGAGGAAGTTTATTCGCTGATCATACTCCTGCTCGAAGCTCTGAGCGCTGCCAAAAGTCCAGCGAAACTGCAGGTGTTTGCCACCGACATCGATCAGAAGGCGGTCTCCGTTGCCCGCAATGGCCACTATCCGGCCGACATCGCCGATGCCATCTCGCAATCCCGGTTGGACCGCTTCTTCACCAGCGAGGATAACGGCTATCGTGTCACAGCGGAGCTTCGCGACGCGATTGTCTTTTCCGTCCACGATATTCTTACAGATCCGCCATTCTCCCGCATCGATTTCGTCTCCTGCCGCAACCTTCTGATCTATCTCGGAGTCGACGCGCAGGAAAAAGTGCTCGCCGTGTTCCGCTTCGCCCTGAGGCCGGGCGGCCTGCTGCTGCTCGGCAGCGCTGAATCGGTTGGCGGCAACGATGATCAGTTCTCGGTCATCTCAAAGCCTGCGCACCTGTTCAAATTCACGGGACGAGGCAAGCCGCGTAGCGGCCTGCCAATCGGTGATGGCGAAGCGTTGCGTATGCCGCTGCGTCCCGCATCCGAGCGCGCCGCTCGGCCGCCGACCTCTCTGTCGGCATTGTGCGAAAGGCTGGTGATCGATGCCTTCGCACCGGCCGCTGCGTTGATCAACTCCCGACAGGAAGTGCTCTACACCCTCGGTCCGATCGATCGGTATCTGCGCATCGCACCTGGCTACCCCAACGCCGATCTTCTGGCCATGTTGTCCGACCAAGTGCGGATGAAAGTGCGGTCGGCGCTACTGATCTTCGGCGAAAGCCGGACTCCGGCGCGGTTAGCGGGCGGGCGGCTCGAAGCCGCGTACGGTGGCAGGCGCTTCGACATCGACGTTCGCGCACTACCCGGCGATGGCGAGGAGTTGGTGCTGATCTCCTTTGTCGAAGGTCCTGACGAAGCGATTTCCACCGCCCCTCCTGGCGCGGCGTCACCGGACGATCAGTCGCGCGTTAATGAACTGGAGCGGGAGCTCGTCACCGCGCGGACTGAACTCAGCGAAGCTCTCCGCAACATCGAGCGATCAGCAGAGGAACAGAAGGCTATCAACGAGGAGGCTATGTCGGTCAACGAGGAATACCAGTCAACCAACGAAGAACTTCTGACATCCCAGGAAGAGTTGCAGTCGCTCAACGAGGAACTGATTGCTCTCAACGGTCAGCTCCAGGAAACACTGGAACGCCAGCGTACCACCTCCGACGATCTGCAGAACGTGCTCTACAGTACGGACGCTGCGACGATTTTCCTCGATACCAAACTAGATATCCGCTTCTTCACACCCGCGACGCGGTCGCTGTTCTCCATCATCGCAAGCGATGTGGGGCGGCCGCTGGCCGACCTGCGCTCACTTGCCATCGACGGTACGCTGTCGGCCGATGCGGCGCGCGTGCTGGAAACGCTCGCCCCGATCGAACGGGAAATTGAGGTGGAGAGCGGGCTGTGGTTTCTGCGCCGCATCCTGCCATACCGCACCCAGACCAACGGTGTCGAAGGGGTTGTGATCACATTCGCCGACGTCACCGCCCCCCGACACGCCGCCGACGAGCTTCGTGCCGCCAAGGCTCTGGCCGAGCGCGCCAACATTGCCAAGTCGCGCTTTCTCGCCGCCGCCAGCCACGACCTGCGCCAACCGTTGCAAACCCTGTCGCTTGTCCACGGGCTGCTTGTAACGAAAGTGTCGGGTGAACAGGGCGAGACGTTAATGGCTCGGTTTGACGACGCCTTGAACTCTATGTCGGATATGCTCAACACGCTGCTCGACATCAATCAGATCGAAGCCGGAACGGTTCGGGTTGAAAGGAAGGCCTTCCCGCTAGCCGAGCTTCTCGACAGGCTATTCTCAGAACTGACGATCCAAGCCAAGGCCAAAGGACTGGCCTTCCGCTATGTCCCCTCGACGCTTTGGGTGGACAGCGACCCACGCCTTCTGGAGCAGATGGTTCGCAATCTCCTGATGAATGCTCTGAAATACACCAGGAAAGGTGCTGTTCTGCTGGGATGCCGCCGCCGGGGTGACCGTCTCACCATCGAGGTCTGCGATACCGGGATCGGTATTCCTCCAAACGAGCTGGAAACGATCTTCGAAGAATATCATCAAGTCGACAATGTTGCTCGACAGCATGGCCTTGGTCTGGGACTGGGACTGTCGATCGTGCAGCGGGTCGGGGCCTTGTTGAGGCATCCGGTCCGCGTTCGCTCCAGGCTGGACGTCGGATCATCGTTTTCGATAGATGTTCCCGTTCATGCCAAATCGGCCGAGCCCGCTTTGGTGACTGGCCCTAAATCGCTCGCGCCCCGTCTCGTTCGTCCCGCTTCGATCCTGCTGGTCGAGGACGACCCCGATGTCAGCGATCTTCTGGCTCAATCGCTCCGCTTGGTGGGCTATCGGGTATTGGTTGCAGCCAACGGTGCCGCCGCCAGCGATCTTATTCGGATTGGCTCTGTTCGCCCTGAGCTTGTGGTGACCGACTACAATCTGCCGAACGGGCGTACCGGTGTCGAAGTGATCTTTGATATTCGCAACCAGATTCACGCCCGCATTCCCGCCATCGTACTGACCGGTGACATATCGACGCGCGCGCTGGCCGACATTGCCGATCGCTCCTGCGTCCAACTGAGCAAACCAGTCAGCCTCGCCACCCTGCTGGGTGTTATCGCCGAACACCTTCCCCCTAGGGAGGCGACGCAGTTTGAAGACCTACCGTCGCCGAAGCTGCAAAAGTCGAGTGCTGGCGGTCCCCCCATCGTGTTTGTCGTCGACGACGACGATCGTGTGCGCGACCTGATCCGAGACGTGCTCCGGGAGGCCGGTCACAGGGTTGAGACCTACGCCGATAGCGAAACGTTTCTGGCCAACTTCCGGGCTGTGGGGCAGGATTGTCTGCTCGTCGATGCCTATCTGCCCGGCATGAGCGGTCTGGAATTGTTGCGCCAACTGAACACACAGGGGGATGCGCCAGCGTCGATCATGATCACAGGCGGCAGTGACGTTCAAACAGCGGTCGATGCCATGAAGGCCGGTGCCCTGGATTTCATTGAAAAGCCGATCGGCCGGGACATGTTGTTAGCGGTGGTCGGCCGTGCGCTCGGGGAAGCCAAGGATACCGAGCGACGCACGGCGCGTCAGCATGCCGCTCTCGAGCATGTGGCTGGGCTGACCAGTCGCCAACACCAAATCATGGACTTGGTGCTGGCGGGGCATCCCAGCAAAAATATCGCCGCCGACCTCGGTATCAGCCAGCGCACCGTGGAGAACCACCGTGCCGCTATCATGAAGAAGACCGGTGCCCGCTCGCTGCCGGAGCTAGCGCGTCTTGCCGTGGCGGCGGCAGCGGTTCCGAACTTGCCGCACTGA
- a CDS encoding response regulator has translation MTAPRILIVEDDSFVALLLDYTLVKLGYSICGTEYTEDGAVATAFKCCPDAMVVDVGLAQGNGVRAINRILQQRYVPHVFISGDRLDYVGLHPHAVRLHKPFRDVDLAASLSQVFSCGR, from the coding sequence ATGACCGCGCCGCGAATTTTGATCGTTGAAGACGACTCGTTCGTCGCCCTATTACTCGATTACACGCTGGTGAAGTTGGGATACTCCATCTGCGGCACCGAATATACCGAGGACGGCGCCGTTGCGACGGCGTTCAAATGCTGTCCCGACGCCATGGTCGTTGATGTCGGTCTGGCGCAGGGCAACGGCGTTCGGGCGATCAATCGCATCTTGCAGCAAAGGTATGTGCCGCATGTGTTCATCAGCGGCGACAGGCTCGACTATGTCGGTCTCCATCCCCATGCAGTCCGTCTCCACAAGCCCTTCCGGGATGTCGATTTGGCAGCCTCGCTATCGCAGGTGTTCTCTTGCGGAAGGTGA
- a CDS encoding MFS transporter: MPVAIDSALDQAGTGAFQRRLLGIFGLVWAADAMQVLAVGFTAPSIAASFGLTVPEALQTGTLFFLGMMIGAALFGRIADRIGRRRVLLVTVACDGLFGLASVFAPNFALLLAARFFTGVAVGGTLPVDYAMMAEFLPSDRRGRWLVMLEAFWAIGTVVVALAAWAAASVGLTDAWRAILFVTAVPALIGFWLRLMVPESPLYLLSKGRSDEARAVIDRVLKANGKAPLSEPLAAGEAPRTVHLLSPPLKRRTLLMLAVWFLVSLSYYGIFTWMPARLAGEGFGFVRGYGFLVIVALAQLPGYALAAWGVERIGRRPTLIGFLLLSAAGCVLFVVAGNASLVATAILLMSFALLGTWGALYAYTPELYPTAARASGMGAAGAMARLGGLLAPSLLSLLIARSFGAAVALFAVLLILAAVAASQIDTETRHQALD; this comes from the coding sequence ATGCCGGTTGCTATCGATTCCGCCCTCGATCAGGCCGGCACCGGCGCGTTTCAGCGGCGACTTCTCGGCATCTTCGGCCTCGTCTGGGCCGCCGATGCCATGCAGGTTCTAGCCGTCGGCTTTACCGCCCCATCGATAGCGGCAAGCTTTGGTTTGACGGTGCCTGAAGCACTGCAAACCGGCACTTTATTCTTCCTCGGCATGATGATCGGCGCGGCATTGTTCGGCCGAATTGCCGACCGTATCGGCCGCCGGCGGGTGTTGCTGGTTACGGTGGCTTGCGACGGCCTCTTCGGGCTAGCTTCGGTGTTCGCGCCGAACTTTGCGTTGCTGCTCGCCGCCCGATTTTTCACTGGCGTCGCCGTGGGCGGCACGCTGCCCGTCGATTACGCCATGATGGCCGAATTCCTACCCTCGGACCGGCGTGGACGCTGGTTGGTCATGCTGGAGGCCTTCTGGGCAATCGGCACGGTGGTGGTGGCGCTCGCTGCCTGGGCCGCGGCCTCAGTCGGCTTGACGGACGCCTGGCGCGCCATCCTTTTCGTGACCGCCGTTCCGGCACTGATAGGCTTCTGGCTGCGTCTGATGGTACCGGAGTCGCCGCTCTATCTCCTTAGCAAGGGACGGAGCGACGAAGCGCGTGCCGTCATCGACCGCGTTCTGAAGGCCAATGGCAAGGCGCCGCTTTCCGAACCGCTCGCTGCCGGTGAAGCACCTCGGACTGTCCATCTATTATCCCCGCCGTTGAAAAGGCGGACGCTATTGATGCTCGCAGTCTGGTTTCTGGTGTCGCTCAGCTATTACGGGATCTTCACCTGGATGCCTGCGCGGCTCGCAGGCGAGGGATTCGGATTCGTGCGCGGCTATGGCTTCCTCGTCATCGTCGCGTTGGCCCAGTTGCCGGGCTATGCACTAGCCGCCTGGGGCGTCGAACGGATCGGGCGTCGGCCGACGCTGATCGGTTTTCTATTGTTGTCGGCGGCCGGCTGCGTGCTGTTCGTCGTCGCCGGCAACGCGAGCCTTGTGGCGACGGCTATTCTTCTGATGAGCTTTGCGCTGCTTGGTACCTGGGGTGCACTTTACGCCTATACGCCGGAGCTCTATCCGACAGCGGCACGGGCGAGCGGCATGGGCGCCGCGGGAGCCATGGCTCGGCTCGGCGGGCTGCTGGCACCGTCCCTATTGTCACTCCTGATTGCCCGGAGTTTCGGCGCGGCGGTGGCGCTGTTTGCCGTATTGTTGATCCTCGCCGCTGTGGCTGCTTCACAGATCGACACGGAAACCCGCCATCAGGCGCTCGACTAG
- the fucO gene encoding lactaldehyde reductase: protein MSHRMILNETSYFGAGARAELVGEAQRRGYKKALVVTDAVLVKAGTVAKVTSLMDAAGLAYELFDKVMPNPTIGVVKQGVAAFAAAKADYLVAIGGGSPQDTAKAIGIITNNPEFADVRSLEGFAPTKKPSVPIIALATTAGTAAEVTINYVITDEEKRRKFVCIDPHDIPLVAIIDSELMATMPKPLKAATGMDALTHAIEGYITKGAWELTDALHIKAIEIIGRSLRASCAGDPKGVEEMALGQYVAGMGFSNVGLGLVHGMAHPLGAFYNTPHGVANAVLLPTLMAYNADFTGEKYRAIAAALGVKGTEAMSIAEARKAAVAAVQKLSTDVGIPAKLSEVGVKADDIPALAKAAFADVCTGGNPRDTNIADIEALYRSIL, encoded by the coding sequence ATGTCCCATCGCATGATTCTCAACGAGACGTCCTATTTCGGCGCCGGCGCCCGTGCCGAGCTGGTCGGTGAGGCGCAGCGCCGCGGCTACAAGAAGGCGCTGGTGGTTACCGACGCGGTGCTGGTCAAGGCCGGCACGGTTGCCAAGGTGACGAGCCTGATGGACGCGGCCGGTCTGGCTTACGAGCTGTTCGACAAGGTCATGCCCAATCCGACTATCGGTGTCGTCAAGCAGGGCGTCGCCGCCTTCGCAGCCGCCAAGGCCGATTACCTCGTCGCCATCGGCGGCGGTTCGCCGCAGGATACCGCCAAGGCGATCGGCATCATCACCAACAATCCGGAATTCGCCGACGTGCGCAGCCTCGAAGGCTTCGCCCCCACCAAGAAGCCGTCGGTGCCGATTATCGCGCTGGCGACGACCGCCGGCACCGCCGCCGAGGTGACCATCAACTACGTCATTACCGACGAGGAAAAGCGCCGCAAGTTCGTTTGCATCGACCCGCATGACATTCCGCTGGTCGCCATTATCGACAGCGAGCTGATGGCCACCATGCCCAAGCCGCTCAAGGCCGCCACCGGCATGGACGCGTTGACCCACGCCATCGAGGGCTACATCACCAAGGGGGCCTGGGAGCTGACTGACGCGCTGCATATCAAGGCGATCGAGATCATCGGCCGGTCGCTGCGCGCTTCGTGCGCTGGCGATCCCAAGGGCGTGGAGGAGATGGCTCTCGGTCAGTATGTCGCCGGCATGGGCTTTTCCAACGTCGGCCTTGGTCTGGTGCACGGCATGGCCCATCCGCTCGGCGCCTTCTACAACACGCCGCACGGTGTCGCCAACGCAGTGCTGCTGCCGACGCTGATGGCCTACAATGCCGACTTCACTGGTGAGAAATATCGCGCCATCGCCGCCGCGCTTGGCGTCAAGGGTACCGAGGCCATGTCGATTGCCGAAGCCCGCAAGGCGGCTGTCGCCGCCGTCCAGAAGCTCTCCACCGATGTCGGTATTCCCGCCAAGCTGAGCGAAGTCGGCGTCAAGGCCGACGACATTCCGGCGCTCGCCAAGGCGGCGTTCGCCGACGTCTGCACCGGTGGCAACCCGCGCGATACCAACATTGCGGACATCGAGGCGCTCTACCGCTCGATCCTCTGA
- a CDS encoding DUF2249 domain-containing protein, translating into MPLDTIDAASVLDVRRLPCELRRATIIESFDALEPGQAMEIINSFDPVPLRQHFEARTLVGFSWDYLEQGPDIWRIRLARR; encoded by the coding sequence ATGCCCCTTGATACGATCGACGCCGCGAGCGTGCTCGATGTTCGCCGTCTCCCCTGTGAGCTCCGTCGTGCCACAATTATCGAGAGCTTCGACGCCCTCGAGCCGGGCCAGGCGATGGAAATCATCAACAGCTTCGACCCGGTGCCGCTTCGCCAGCATTTCGAGGCGCGGACCCTGGTTGGATTCAGCTGGGACTATCTCGAACAGGGGCCGGATATCTGGCGCATCCGACTGGCCCGGAGATGA
- a CDS encoding metal-sulfur cluster assembly factor produces MRAQVLAALATVDDPELGIDIVSLGLVRHLDIEGQTIHVELMMTTPTCPLGSLIGENAKAAVEGAVGRDWKVAVAIDKSAVWSPELADPAVRSRFERQPSRFEAAVSKFAAGIFGH; encoded by the coding sequence ATGAGAGCACAGGTTCTCGCCGCCCTTGCGACCGTCGACGATCCCGAACTCGGCATCGACATCGTCTCGCTCGGCCTCGTTCGCCACCTGGACATTGAAGGCCAAACCATCCACGTCGAGCTGATGATGACGACGCCGACCTGCCCGCTCGGCAGTCTGATCGGCGAAAATGCCAAAGCTGCCGTGGAGGGAGCTGTTGGGCGGGATTGGAAGGTGGCTGTCGCAATCGACAAGTCGGCCGTCTGGTCACCGGAACTTGCCGATCCAGCCGTCCGCTCGCGTTTCGAACGCCAGCCGTCGCGCTTCGAGGCGGCCGTTTCGAAGTTTGCCGCCGGCATTTTCGGTCATTGA